Proteins encoded within one genomic window of Camarhynchus parvulus chromosome 14, STF_HiC, whole genome shotgun sequence:
- the SLC29A4 gene encoding equilibrative nucleoside transporter 4, whose protein sequence is MGSVGAERFKELSPAVTPEGNVVMSFSFDSYQLEEDELQRGSQAKGVLTFMEPVSEDPEPQDRYHGIYFAMLLAGVGFLLPYNSFITDVDYLHHKYPGTSIVFDMSLTYILVALVAVILNNALVELLSLHTRISVGYLFALGPLLFVSICDVWLELFSRRQAYAINLVAVGVVAFGCTVQQSSFYGYTGLLPKRYTQGVMTGESTAGVIISLSRIFTKLLLSDEKENTVIFFFISIGMELTCFILHLLVKRTRFVRYYTDSSRQGLPESRGAGEPSSGYRVHHDVTSEDVRFENREQGQPSSPQGSPGPEAELAGSGTYMRFDVPRPRIKRSWPSFRDMLLYRYVVSRLIWAYMLSIAMTYFITLCLFPGLESEIHNCTLGEWLPILIMAIFNLSDFVGKILAALPYDWRGTHLLVYSCLRVVFIPLFIMCVYPNGQPTFGHPAWPCIFSLLMGITNGYFGSVPMILAAGKVSPEQRELAGNTMTVSYMTGLTLGSAVAYFAYSLTSTSHSSCFYTETSNGSFTLGY, encoded by the exons ATGGGCTCAGTGGGCGCCGAGCGCTTcaaggagctgagcccagcagtgacacccGAGGGGAACGTGGTGATGAGCTTCAGCTTCGACAGCTACCAGCTGGAGGAGGACGAGCTGCAGCGGGGCAGCCAGGCCAAGGGTGTCCTCACCTTCATGGAGCCAG TTTCTGAGGACCCTGAGCCCCAGGATCGATACCATGGGATTTATTTTGCcatgctgctggctggggtgggatttCTGCTGCCCTACAACAGCTTTATCACCGATGTGGATTACCTGCACCATAAATACCCAG gGACATCCATTGTCTTTGACATGAGCCTCACCTACATCCTGGTGGCCTTGGTGGCCGTCATCCTCAACAACGCTctggtggagctgctgagctTGCACACGCGGATCTCCGTGG GCTACCTCTTTGCCCTGGGGCCCCTGCTCTTCGTCAGCATCTGCGACGTGTGGCTGGAGCTGTTCAGCCGCAGACAAGCCTACGCCATCAACCTGGTGGCTGTCGGGGTGGTGGCCTTTGGCTGCACAG TGCAGCAATCCAGCTTCTACGGCTACACGGGGCTGCTGCCCAAGCGCTACACGCAGGGAGTGATGACGGGAGAGA GCACCGCCGGGGTCATCATCTCGCTCAGCCGCATCTTCACCAAGCTGCTGCTGTCGGACGAGAAGGAGAACACCGtcatcttcttcttcatctcCATCGGCATGGAGCTGACGTGCTTCATCCTGCACCTGCTGGTGAAGCGCACGCGCTTCGTGCGTTACTACACCGACAGCTCCCGCCAGGGCCTCCCCGAGAGCCGCGGGGCCGGCGAGCCCAGCTCCGGCTACCGCGTCCACCACGACGTCACCTCCGAGGACGTCAGATTT GAAaacagggagcaggggcagccgAGCTCCCCGCAGGGCAGTCCCGGCCCCGAagctgagctggctgggagTGGCACCTACATGCGCTTCGATGTGCCTCGGCCCAGGATCAAGAGGAGCTGGCCCAGCTTCAGAG aCATGCTGCTCTACCGCTACGTCGTGTCCCGCCTCATCTGGGCCTACATGCTCTCCATCGCCATGACCTACTTCATCACACTGTGCCTCTTTCCCGGGCTGGAGTCGGAGATCCACAACTGCACGCTGGGGGAATGGCTCCCCATCCTCATCATGGCCATCTTCAACCTCTCTGACTTCGTCGGCAAG AtcctggctgccctgccctACGACTGGAGAGGGACCCACCTCCTCGTCTACTCCTGCCTCCGCGTGGTCTTCATCCCCCTCTTCATCATGTGTGTCTACCCCAACGGGCAGCCCACCTTCGGCCACCCCGCCTGGCCCTGCATCTTCTCCCTCCTCATGGGCATCACCAACGGCTACTTCGGCAGCGTGCCCATGATCCTGGCTGCAGGCAAAGTGAGCCCGGAGCAGCGGGAGCTGGCAG ggaacaCCATGACCGTGTCCTACATGACGGGCCTGACGCTGGGCTCGGCCGTGGCCTATTTCGCCTACAGCCTCACCAGtacctcccacagcagctgtttcTACACTGAAACCTCCAACGGCTCCTTTACTTTGGGCTACTGA